A genomic segment from Desulfonatronum lacustre DSM 10312 encodes:
- a CDS encoding AAA family ATPase, translating into MLDNTTAPRSSVQQARKDVTSPKRKTRTIAVASGKGGAGKTSVAACLAWILAEQGRRVCLVDVDLGLSNVDVLLGITPGHTLEEVVIDNLPMEQAITRVRPGLDVISGGSGIAALTEMTKAKQIDFLKKIKSLDSYDFLLLDNAPGIHRQVVAFCLAAREQVIVVNPEPTSVTDGYALLKVLRQNGLRRPPYILLNKVKEGFDHATLIKRFAAVCKKHLGALILPLGAVPEDPVFHVASTRSVLPVAFRPQAPGSLALTRVANLIVKRMAPETLHSHFHGFWAASLFTMFQGLHLPADGASTASPKTSPPSAAPPASPEAETRPSVQDVVQRLDHVVAELADTVAKSIRHPQASPSEDASEAAHRLALTAERLQRLAEIWKKAAMSSLKASTANPDAKP; encoded by the coding sequence ATGCTCGACAATACGACCGCACCTCGTTCGTCTGTTCAACAGGCACGCAAAGACGTCACGTCCCCGAAACGCAAAACCCGGACCATAGCCGTTGCCAGCGGCAAGGGCGGAGCCGGCAAGACGTCGGTGGCCGCTTGTCTGGCCTGGATATTGGCGGAGCAGGGACGAAGGGTTTGCCTGGTGGACGTGGATCTGGGCCTTTCCAATGTGGACGTGCTTCTGGGAATAACTCCCGGGCATACCCTGGAAGAGGTCGTTATCGACAACCTTCCCATGGAGCAGGCCATCACCAGGGTGCGTCCGGGTCTGGACGTTATTTCAGGCGGCTCGGGGATCGCCGCCCTTACGGAGATGACCAAGGCAAAACAGATCGATTTCTTGAAGAAAATCAAATCGCTGGACAGCTATGATTTTTTGCTCCTGGATAATGCGCCGGGAATCCATCGGCAGGTTGTCGCCTTTTGCCTGGCCGCCAGGGAACAGGTCATCGTCGTCAACCCCGAACCGACCTCCGTAACCGACGGATACGCACTGCTCAAGGTCCTTCGGCAGAACGGACTGCGTCGACCGCCTTATATCCTGCTGAACAAGGTTAAAGAGGGCTTTGACCACGCAACGCTGATCAAACGCTTCGCCGCTGTCTGCAAAAAGCACCTGGGAGCGCTGATCCTTCCGCTGGGCGCCGTCCCCGAGGATCCCGTCTTCCATGTTGCTTCGACCCGGTCCGTACTGCCCGTGGCCTTTCGGCCCCAAGCCCCCGGGTCCCTGGCCCTGACCCGGGTGGCCAACCTGATCGTCAAGCGCATGGCTCCGGAAACCCTGCATTCTCATTTCCACGGCTTCTGGGCTGCTTCGCTGTTCACGATGTTCCAGGGGCTGCACCTGCCCGCGGACGGAGCGTCCACGGCAAGCCCGAAGACGTCTCCCCCCTCCGCCGCGCCTCCGGCGTCGCCCGAAGCCGAAACGCGACCTTCGGTTCAGGACGTGGTTCAACGCCTGGACCACGTCGTAGCGGAGTTGGCCGACACAGTGGCCAAAAGCATACGGCATCCCCAGGCTTCCCCTTCGGAAGACGCTTCAGAGGCAGCGCACCGCTTGGCTCTTACGGCGGAGCGGTTGCAACGCCTCGCGGAAATCTGGAAGAAGGCGGCCATGTCCTCGCTCAAGGCTTCGACGGCCAACCCGGACGCGAAGCCATGA
- a CDS encoding LL-diaminopimelate aminotransferase, with protein MPNFKPARRLAQLPPYLFAEIDRVKNEVKAKGVDIIDLGVGDPDLPTPDFIIQSMNKAVAKSEHHRYPSYSGLNSFRECVARWYKSRFGVTLDPTSQVLSLIGSKEGLAHFPLAFVDPGDLVMTSTPNYPVYPIATMFAGGETHFVPLTESTDFLPDLDAIPEDVWKRAKIFFLNYPNNPTSAMAPRSFYEKLIAKAREFGTILVHDAAYSEMYYNPANKPLSILEIPGAMDVAIEFHSLSKTYNMTGWRVGMAVGNQELVQGLGKIKSNIDSGIFQAVQEAGITALDHGEAFAQEMRDIYKGRRDVVVAELAKIGLECRSPEATFYVWTKVPQGRDSTGFVAEVLQKTGVVVTPGNGFGTPGEGYFRIALTVGEDRLLEALARIAKL; from the coding sequence ATGCCGAATTTCAAGCCGGCGCGGCGCTTGGCGCAGTTGCCGCCGTATCTGTTCGCTGAAATTGACCGGGTCAAGAATGAAGTCAAGGCCAAGGGAGTGGACATCATCGACCTGGGAGTAGGGGACCCGGATCTGCCGACCCCGGACTTCATCATCCAGTCCATGAACAAGGCCGTGGCCAAGAGCGAACATCACCGCTATCCATCCTACTCCGGGCTGAACTCCTTTCGGGAGTGCGTGGCCAGATGGTACAAATCGCGCTTCGGCGTAACCCTGGACCCCACCTCCCAGGTGCTCAGCCTGATCGGCTCCAAGGAGGGTTTGGCCCACTTCCCCCTGGCCTTCGTGGACCCCGGCGACCTGGTCATGACCTCGACGCCCAATTATCCGGTCTATCCCATCGCGACCATGTTCGCCGGCGGCGAGACCCATTTCGTGCCGTTGACCGAATCCACGGATTTTTTGCCGGATTTGGACGCCATCCCCGAGGACGTGTGGAAACGGGCCAAGATTTTTTTCCTGAACTACCCCAACAACCCCACCTCGGCCATGGCCCCGCGAAGCTTCTACGAGAAGCTGATCGCCAAAGCCCGGGAGTTCGGGACCATCCTGGTTCATGACGCCGCGTATTCGGAAATGTACTACAATCCGGCCAACAAACCGCTCAGCATCCTGGAAATCCCCGGTGCCATGGACGTGGCCATTGAGTTCCATTCCTTGTCCAAGACCTACAACATGACCGGCTGGCGCGTGGGCATGGCCGTGGGCAATCAGGAGTTGGTGCAAGGCCTGGGCAAGATCAAGAGCAACATCGACTCCGGCATCTTCCAGGCCGTCCAGGAAGCCGGGATTACCGCCCTGGATCACGGCGAGGCCTTTGCCCAGGAGATGCGGGACATCTACAAGGGGCGGCGGGACGTGGTGGTGGCGGAACTGGCCAAGATCGGCCTGGAGTGTCGCTCCCCGGAGGCCACGTTCTACGTCTGGACCAAAGTCCCCCAGGGCCGCGATTCCACCGGCTTCGTGGCCGAGGTGCTCCAGAAGACCGGAGTGGTGGTCACGCCGGGCAACGGATTCGGCACGCCTGGAGAGGGCTACTTCCGCATCGCCCTGACCGTGGGCGAGGACCGTTTGCTGGAAGCTTTGGCCCGGATCGCCAAGCTGTAA